The following proteins come from a genomic window of Pichia kudriavzevii chromosome 1, complete sequence:
- a CDS encoding uncharacterized protein (PKUD0A02870; similar to Saccharomyces cerevisiae YLR274W (MCM5); ancestral locus Anc_6.71): MSFDRADTYATSVLPPQQDVAADQNSEIVKAFKRFILEFRVDNDFIYRNQLRENILSKQFKLTVHSEDLIYFHDELHQRLFENPKETIPLFERAITELAKRNMYLTNEEAPAIFPQCQLILLSNDTRISIRDIDSEHVSKIIKISGIIINSSMLNSRASELTLMCRTCRHTLKIRSSVTLGLPQYPKKCLAPPSPDGDKPQCPPNPYLIVHDKSTFIDQQTLKLQETSDMVPVGELPRHITLFVDRYLCNTLVPGTRCEVIGIYDTYQKKVRNTGSINNAAIRTPYLKVLGFQTESDLLRSSGGISRFFSEEEEQEFINLSKIPNLYDRFVNSIAPSIYGNEDIKKAITCLLFGGSKKVLPDGMRLRGDINVLLLGDPGTAKSQLLKFVEKVSPISVYTSGKGSSAAGLTASVQRDPATRDFYLEGGAMVLADGGVICIDEFDKMRDEDRVAIHEAMEQQTISIAKAGITTVLNSRTSVLAAANPIFGRYDDMKAPGENIDFQTTILSRFDMIFIVKDEHNTHRDMSIAHHVMNVHTNGGNNEEQAEGEIPIDLMKKYIQYCKLKCAPRLTPEASEMLSSNFVAIRKEVKLKESLSTERSSIPITVRQLEAIIRITESLAKMELSPVATVRHVEEAMRLFNASTMDAIKEGNTDNPEVIGQIENMEAEIKRRLPIGWSTSYNTLRQTFVEKGSFSIEALNKTLVMLERREVIQFRHNRSSVFRCGV; this comes from the coding sequence ATGTCATTTGACAGAGCAGATACGTATGCCACTTCAGTGCTTCCACCGCAACAGGACGTTGCGGCGGACCAGAATAGTGAAATTGTAAAAGCTTTTAAACGTTTCATATTGGAGTTTAGGGTTGATAATGATTTCATATATAGAAACCAACTAAGAGAAAACATCTTATCGAAGCAGTTCAAACTCACCGTGCATTCCGAAgatcttatatattttcaCGATGAGCTACATCAAAGATTGTTTGAAAACCCAAAGGAAACTATACCACTGTTTGAAAGGGCAATCACCGAGTTAGCTAAAAGAAACATGTATTTAACGAACGAGGAAGCGCCTGCTATATTCCCCCAATGCCAATTAATATTGCTTTCAAATGATACAAGAATATCTATAAGGGATATCGACTCTGAACACGTTTCAAAGATTATAAAGATATCCGGTATAATCATCAATTCCTCGATGCTTAATTCAAGAGCATCAGAATTGACATTAATGTGCAGAACATGCAGGCATACTCTCAAAATAAGATCTAGTGTCACATTAGGTTTACCtcaatatccaaaaaaatgtttggCGCCTCCATCTCCAGACGGAGATAAGCCCCAATGTCCACCAAATCCGTACTTGATTGTTCACGATAAATCTACATTCATTGATCAACAAACCTTGAAACTACAAGAGACATCAGACATGGTTCCCGTGGGTGAACTACCTCGTCATATTACACTTTTTGTGGACAGGTATCTTTGTAATACTTTAGTTCCAGGTACTAGATGTGAAGTTATCGGAATATATGATActtaccaaaaaaaagtaagAAATACAGGTTCGATCAATAATGCCGCAATTAGAACACCATACCTTAAAGTTTTAGGTTTTCAAACTGAGTCTGACCTGCTAAGATCGTCCGGTGGTATAAGTAGGtttttttcagaagaagaggaacaagaattcatcaatttatcaaaaataccTAACTTATATGACAGGTTTGTAAATTCCATTGCTCCTTCGATTTATGGTAATGAGGACATCAAAAAGGCGATTACATGCCTACTGTTTGGTGGTTCCAAAAAAGTTCTACCGGACGGCATGAGATTGAGAGGTGACATTAATGTTTTGCTGTTAGGTGATCCCGGTACAGCAAAATCCCAACTTTTAAAATTCGTTGAGAAAGTTTCACCAATTTCTGTCTACACTTCAGGTAAAGGTTCCTCAGCGGCTGGGTTGACTGCCTCTGTTCAACGGGATCCTGCAACAAGGGATTTTTATTTAGAAGGTGGTGCAATGGTCTTAGCTGATGGCGGTGTCATTtgtattgatgaattcGATAAAATGAGAGATGAAGATAGAGTTGCTATCCACGAAGCTATGGAGCAACAAACGATTTCGATTGCCAAAGCCGGAATCACCACTGTTCTTAATTCCAGAACTTCGGTTTTAGCAGCTGCAAATCCAATCTTTGGTAGATACGACGATATGAAGGCGCCAGGTGAAAATATCGATTTCCAAACCACCATTTTGTCGAGATTTGATATGATTTTTATAGTCAAAGATGAGCACAATACACACAGAGACATGTCAATTGCCCACCATGTCATGAACGTACATACTAATGGTGGTAATAATGAGGAGCAGGCTGAAGGTGAAATCCCGAtagatttgatgaaaaaatatattcaaTATTGCAAGTTAAAATGTGCACCGAGGTTAACACCGGAAGCAAGTGAAATGCTCAGCTCAAATTTTGTAGCCATTAGAAAAGAAGTTAAATTGAAGGAGTCATTATCCACAGAGAGATCGTCGATTCCTATCACTGTGAGACAACTAGAAGCGATCATTAGAATAACTGAATCTTTGGCAAAAATGGAACTATCACCCGTGGCAACGGTAAGACATGTTGAAGAGGCGATGAGATTGTTCAATGCTTCTACTATGGATGCGATAAAAGAGGGAAACACCGACAATCCGGAAGTTATTGGTCAGATCGAGAATATGGAGGctgaaattaaaagaagATTACCAATAGGATGGAGTACTTCATATAATACTCTTCGGCAAACATTTGTGGAGAAAGGTTCATTTTCCATCGAAGCTTTGAACAAAACTTTAGTTATGCTAGAAAGGCGTGAAGTTATCCAGTTTAGACATAATAGATCGAGTGTTTTCAGATGTGGGGTTTAG